A single window of Kitasatospora sp. HUAS MG31 DNA harbors:
- the der gene encoding ribosome biogenesis GTPase Der, whose translation MSNETTHHHGELGDAEYAEFMALAAEEGFDAEEIDADLDGAAHGPLPVLAVVGRPNVGKSTLVNRIIGRREAVVEDRPGVTRDRVTYEATWNGRRFKIVDTGGWEVDVLGIDAAVAAQAEYGIEAADAVLFVVDATVGATDTDEALVKLIRRSKKPVVLCANKVDGQSTEAEAAYLWSLGLGEPYPVSAVHGRGSGDLLDAVLDVLPEAPPQTFGPGGIGGPRRVALIGRPNVGKSSLLNKVAGEDRVVVNELAGTTRDPVDEMIELGGKTWKFVDTAGIRRRVHQTAGADFYASLRTASALEKAEVAVVLIDASETLAEQDTRIISMAVEAGRAVVIAYNKWDRLDEERRFYLEREIERDLVQVQWAPRVNVSAMTGRHMEKLVPAIETALEGWETRIPTARLNAFLGELVASHPHPIRGGKQPRILFGTQAGTRPPRFVLFASGFLEAGYRRFIERRLREEFGFVGTPISISVRVREKRRKK comes from the coding sequence ATGAGCAACGAGACCACCCACCACCACGGTGAGCTGGGCGACGCCGAGTACGCCGAGTTCATGGCGCTGGCCGCCGAGGAGGGCTTCGACGCCGAGGAGATCGACGCCGACCTGGACGGCGCCGCGCACGGCCCGCTGCCCGTCCTCGCCGTCGTCGGCCGCCCGAACGTCGGCAAGTCGACCCTGGTCAACCGCATCATCGGCCGCCGCGAGGCGGTCGTCGAGGACCGCCCCGGCGTCACCCGCGACCGGGTCACCTACGAGGCCACCTGGAACGGCCGACGGTTCAAGATCGTCGACACCGGTGGCTGGGAGGTCGACGTCCTCGGCATCGACGCGGCCGTCGCCGCCCAGGCCGAGTACGGCATCGAGGCCGCCGACGCCGTCCTCTTCGTCGTGGACGCCACCGTCGGCGCCACCGACACCGACGAGGCCCTGGTCAAGCTGATCCGCCGCTCCAAGAAGCCGGTGGTGCTCTGCGCCAACAAGGTCGACGGCCAGTCCACCGAGGCCGAGGCCGCCTACCTGTGGTCCCTCGGCCTCGGTGAGCCCTACCCGGTCTCCGCCGTGCACGGCCGCGGCTCCGGCGACCTCCTCGACGCGGTGCTCGACGTGCTGCCCGAGGCCCCGCCGCAGACCTTCGGTCCCGGCGGCATCGGCGGCCCACGTCGCGTCGCCCTGATCGGCCGGCCCAACGTCGGCAAGTCGAGCCTGCTCAACAAGGTCGCGGGCGAGGATCGCGTGGTCGTCAACGAGCTCGCCGGCACCACCCGCGACCCGGTCGACGAGATGATCGAACTCGGCGGCAAGACCTGGAAGTTCGTCGACACCGCCGGTATCCGCCGCCGGGTCCACCAGACCGCCGGCGCCGACTTCTACGCCTCGCTGCGCACCGCCTCCGCGCTGGAGAAGGCCGAGGTCGCGGTCGTCCTGATCGACGCCAGCGAGACCCTCGCCGAGCAGGACACCCGGATCATCTCGATGGCCGTCGAGGCCGGGCGCGCCGTCGTCATCGCCTACAACAAGTGGGACCGGCTGGACGAGGAGCGCCGCTTCTACCTGGAGCGCGAGATCGAGCGCGACCTGGTCCAGGTGCAGTGGGCCCCCCGGGTCAACGTCTCGGCGATGACCGGCCGGCACATGGAGAAGCTCGTCCCGGCGATCGAGACCGCGCTGGAGGGCTGGGAGACCCGCATCCCCACCGCCCGCCTGAACGCCTTCCTCGGCGAACTGGTCGCCTCCCACCCGCACCCGATCCGCGGCGGCAAGCAGCCCCGCATCCTGTTCGGCACCCAGGCGGGCACCCGTCCGCCGCGGTTCGTGCTCTTCGCCTCCGGCTTCCTGGAGGCCGGCTACCGCCGCTTCATCGAGCGCCGGCTGCGCGAGGAGTTCGGGTTCGTGGGCACGCCGATCTCGATCTCTGTCCGGGTGCGCGAGAAGCGCCGCAAGAAGTGA